From the genome of Pseudomonas sp. TMP9, one region includes:
- a CDS encoding TSUP family transporter — MPFPFELSVDLSTLAILAMVAFIAGFIDAIAGGGGLLTIPALLTAGLPPHLALGTNKLCATFGSAAASYTFYRRKLFDPSQWRNALIGTAVGALLGAAMAQWLPSAWLNQLLPAVVFACGLYLLFGKTPAAPLLTDAPIAKGRQWPQSLSLGFYDGVAGPGTGAFWTVSSLLLYPLDLVRASGVARSMNFVSNICALSVFIISGQVAWLLGICMGLALMVGAFLGARTAIKGGSKFIRPVFILVVLGLTVRLAWQHWFGLA; from the coding sequence ATGCCGTTCCCGTTTGAACTCAGTGTTGATCTGTCGACGCTCGCGATACTGGCCATGGTGGCGTTTATTGCAGGCTTCATTGACGCGATTGCAGGCGGCGGCGGCCTACTGACTATTCCGGCGTTACTGACGGCCGGCCTGCCACCGCACTTGGCGTTGGGCACCAATAAACTGTGTGCGACTTTCGGCTCAGCAGCGGCCAGTTACACCTTCTATCGGCGCAAGTTGTTTGACCCCAGCCAATGGCGTAATGCACTGATCGGTACCGCAGTGGGTGCGTTGCTTGGCGCGGCTATGGCGCAATGGCTGCCGTCTGCATGGTTAAACCAGCTGCTGCCAGCGGTGGTATTTGCCTGCGGTCTGTACCTGCTGTTTGGCAAAACACCTGCTGCGCCACTGCTCACCGATGCGCCGATTGCCAAGGGTCGACAGTGGCCGCAAAGCCTAAGTTTGGGCTTTTATGACGGCGTGGCAGGCCCGGGCACAGGGGCTTTTTGGACGGTGAGCAGCCTGCTGCTCTACCCGCTCGATTTGGTCAGGGCCAGCGGCGTGGCACGCAGCATGAACTTTGTTAGCAATATTTGTGCACTTAGCGTGTTTATCATCAGCGGCCAAGTGGCTTGGCTGCTGGGCATCTGTATGGGCCTGGCGCTGATGGTTGGGGCGTTTCTGGGTGCGCGCACGGCGATAAAGGGCGGTTCGAAGTTTATCCGCCCGGTATTTATCCTAGTGGTGCTGGGTCTAACCGTGCGCTTAGCCTGGCAGCATTGGTTCGGGCTGGCCTAA
- the nudC gene encoding NAD(+) diphosphatase yields MQRWQARFLDSQQPGGWALVHVKQHFMADSNGVLFPREWLNKQDLPVIAEHGLGHFDGDAVYLLELEQPFNVPGCTWQSLRQFMLEGDTDTFKMLRYATQIGTWASQHRFCGGCGGSMQAVPGHRAMHCQRCEVQHYPRLSPSMIVLVTRGDEVLLARSPRFVSGIYSTLAGFVETGESVEHCVAREVREEVGVEITNVHYLASQSWPFPHSLMLGFHAEYASGDIVMQVEEIEDARWFNVHDLPPLPAARSIARYLIDVYVARRLGQPEPMLPG; encoded by the coding sequence ATGCAACGTTGGCAAGCCCGTTTTCTCGATAGCCAGCAGCCCGGCGGTTGGGCTCTAGTGCATGTTAAGCAGCACTTTATGGCCGATAGCAACGGCGTTCTGTTCCCCCGTGAGTGGTTGAACAAGCAAGATTTACCGGTCATCGCCGAACATGGCTTGGGTCATTTTGATGGTGACGCGGTCTACCTGCTTGAGCTGGAGCAGCCCTTTAATGTGCCTGGCTGCACGTGGCAGAGCCTGCGCCAGTTTATGTTGGAAGGTGATACAGACACCTTCAAGATGCTCAGGTACGCCACACAGATTGGCACCTGGGCCAGCCAACATCGCTTCTGCGGCGGTTGTGGCGGGTCGATGCAAGCTGTTCCCGGTCACCGCGCGATGCATTGCCAGCGCTGCGAGGTGCAGCATTATCCTCGGCTTTCCCCGAGCATGATTGTGCTGGTGACTCGCGGTGATGAGGTGCTCTTGGCGCGTTCTCCGCGTTTTGTCAGCGGCATCTACAGCACCTTGGCAGGCTTTGTTGAAACGGGTGAATCAGTGGAGCACTGCGTCGCCCGCGAAGTGCGCGAAGAAGTCGGCGTCGAAATCACCAATGTGCATTACCTCGCGAGCCAGAGTTGGCCGTTTCCGCATTCGTTGATGCTGGGTTTTCATGCCGAATACGCCTCTGGCGATATCGTCATGCAGGTCGAGGAGATCGAAGATGCCCGCTGGTTTAATGTGCATGACTTGCCACCGTTACCGGCTGCCCGCTCAATTGCGCGTTATTTGATTGATGTCTATGTTGCCCGCCGTTTAGGCCAGCCCGAACCAATGCTGCCAGGCTAA